In one window of Oncorhynchus kisutch isolate 150728-3 linkage group LG16, Okis_V2, whole genome shotgun sequence DNA:
- the LOC109906783 gene encoding putative claudin-24 — protein MDPGVCAMELLGVFFSIGAWICSLATTIMSTWLTLSTDLLPAESYELGLWETCVVQDLGILECRPYDSLLGLPPDIKLARILMCVTVATGLLGLLLAIPGIYWINSCNQGSEGLRVKRLMKMLGGILCLVAGILGLIPVSYIAHLTVMRFFDEAVPAIVPRWEFGDALFCGWTAGFLHLVAGSLLVTSCVCLQEEPCTLQMPIPLQRRHTHVHSTNTPHRKRSMEYV, from the coding sequence ATGGATCCGGGGGTGTGCGCTATGGAACTCCTCGGGGTCTTCTTCTCTATTGGTGCCTGGATCTGCTCGCTGGCCACCACCATCATGTCCACCTGGCTGACCCTGTCCACAGACCTGCTGCCCGCGGAGAGCTACGAGCTGGGCCTGTGGGAGACATGTGTGGTGCAGGACCTTGGAATTCTGGAGTGCAGACCCTATGACAGTCTCCTTGGCCTGCCTCCGGACATCAAACTAGCCCGGATCCTCATGTGTGTAACAGTGGCCACGGGCCTCCTGGGTCTCCTGCTAGCCATTCCTGGAATCTACTGGATCAACAGCTGCAACCAGGGGTCTGAGGGTTTGAGGGTGAAGAGATTGATGAAGATGCTGGGGGGGATATTGTGCTTGGTCGCAGGGATACTGGGTCTCATACCTGTGTCTTACATCGCTCACCTGACGGTCATGCGGTTCTTTGATGAGGCCGTGCCGGCCATTGTGCCGCGCTGGGAGTTTGGGGATGCCCTGTTCTGTGGCTGGACGGCGGGGTTTCTACACCTGGTGGCTGGCTCTCTGCTGGTCACCTCCTGCGTGTGCCTTCAAGAGGAGCCCTGCACCTTACAAATGCCTATACCGCTACAGAGAagacatacacacgtacacagcACCAATACCCCACATAGGAAAAGGTCCATGGAATATGTTTGA
- the LOC109906703 gene encoding H(+)/Cl(-) exchange transporter 4 has product MDGDGASSTGATPSEEMNGNLMDFLDEPFPDVSTYEDFHTIDWLREKSRDTDRHRKITTKSKESYWELIKSLLDAWSGWVVMLLIGMLTGTLAGVIDLAVDWMTDLKEGVCLSAFYYSHEQCCWTSNETTFDDRDKCPQWQKWAELMTGHSEGAGAYVLNYFLYVLWALLFSFLAVSLVRVFAPYACGSGIPEIKTILSGFIIRGYLGKWTLLIKTVTLVLAVSSGLSLGKEGPLVHVACCCGNLFCSLFSKYSKNEGKRREVLSAAAAAGVSVAFGAPIGGVLFSLEEVSYYFPLKTLWRSFFAALVAAFTLRAINPFGNSRLVLFYVEYHTPWYMAELVPFILLGVFGGLWGTLFIRGNIAWCRRRKTTLLGKYPVLEVIVITGITAVLAFPNPYTRRSTSELISELFNDCGALESSQLCDYVNNPNMSRPVDDIPDRPAGPGVYSALWQLALALIFKIVITIFTFGMKIPSGLFIPSMAVGAIAGRIVGIAVEQMAYHHHDWIIFKNWCRPGADCVTPGLYAMVGAAACLGGVTRMTVSLVVIMFELTGGLEYIVPLMAAAVTSKWVADAFGKEGIYESHIQLNGYPYLDVRDEFTHRTLATDVMRPRRSEPPLAVLTQDSTTVEDVETLIKDTDYNGFPVVVSRESERLIGFVQRRELTVAIKTARQKQDGVVSSSVVYFTEDNPQVAEACDPQPLKLRRILNLSPFTVTDHTPMETVVDIFRKLGLRQCLVTRSGRLLGIITKKDVLRHMAQMMNQDPESIMFN; this is encoded by the exons ATGGACGGAGACG GGGCCAGCAGTACTGGGGCCACTCCCTCAGAGGAGATGAATGGTAATCTGATGGACTTCCTGGACGAGCCCTTCCCTGACGTCAGCACCTACGAAGACTTCCACACCATTGACTGGCTCCGGGAGAAGTCACGCGACACAGACCGCCATAGGAAG ATCACCACCAAGAGTAAGGAGTCTTACTGGGAGCTGATTAAGAGTCTTCTGGATGCCTGGTCAGGATGGGTGGTGATGCTGCTCATAGGAATGCTCACAG GTACGCTGGCTGGAGTGATCGACCTGGCTGTGGACTGGATGACTGACCTGAAAGAaggggtgtgtctgtctgcattCTACTATAGCCATGAGCAGTGCTGCTGGACCTCCAACGAGACCACCTTCGACGACAGAGACAAGTGTCCGCAGTGGCAGAAGTGGGCCGAGCTGATGACCGGTCACTCTGAG GGTGCCGGGGCGTATGTGTTGAATTACTTCCTGTATGTGTTGTGGGCGCTGTTATTCTCTTTCCTGGCTGTGTCTCTAGTAAGAGTCTTTGCCCCCTACGCCTGTGGGTCAGGTATTCCTGAG ATCAAAACCATCCTGAGTGGGTTCATCATCCGGGGGTACCTGGGGAAGTGGACCCTGCTGATCAAGACGGTGACCCTGGTCCTGGCTGTGTCCTCTGGGCTCAGCTTGGGGAAGGAGGGGCCCCTGGTCCACGTGGCCTGCTGCTGTGGTAACCTCTTCTGCTCCCTGTTCTCTAAGTACAGCAAGAACGAGGGCAAGCGCAGAGAG GTGTTAtcggctgctgctgctgctggggtgTCAGTGGCTTTTGGAGCTCCGATTGGAGGAGTTCTCTTCAGCCTGGAGGAG GTGAGTTACTACTTCCCGCTGAAGACTCTGTGGCGCTCCTTCTTCGCTGCGTTGGTGGCGGCCTTCACCCTGCGCGCCATCAACCCGTTCGGCAACAGCAGACTGGTCCTGTTCTACGTGGAGTACCACACCCCCTGGTACATGGCTGAGCTGGTCCCCTTCATCCTGCTGGGGGTGTTTGGGGGCCTCTGGGGAACCCTCTTCATCCGGGGGAACATCGCCTGGTGTAGGAGGAGGAAGACCACTCTGCTGGGGAAGTACCCCGTCCTAGAG GTGATCGTGATAACGGGTATCACCGCGGTCCTGGCGTTCCCTAACCCGTACACGCGGCGCAGCACCAGCGAACTCATCTCCGAGCTGTTCAACGACTGCGGTGCGCTGGAGTCCTCTCAGCTGTGTGACTACGTTAATAACCCCAACATGAGCCGTCCGGTGGACGACATCCCAGACCGCCCTGCTGGACCCGGGGTCTACAGCGCTCTGTGGCAGCTGGCCCTGGCGCTTATCTTTAAGATTGTAATAACAATCTTCACCTTTGGCATGAAG ATCCCGTCTGGGCTGTTTATCCCCAGTATGGCTGTGGGGGCCATCGCTGGGCGAATCGTAGGCATCGCTGTGGAGCAGATGGCCTACCATCACCACGACTGGATCATCTTTAAGAACTGGTGTCGTCCCGGAGCCGACTGTGTTACCCCAGGCCTCTACGCTATGGTGGGCGCTGCCGCATGTCTGG GAGGTGTGACCCGGATGACCGTGTCCCTGGTGGTAATTATGTTTGAGCTGACCGGTGGTCTGGAGTACATCGTCCCCCTCATGGCCGCAGCCGTCACCAGTAAGTGGGTAGCGGACGCCTTTGGGAAGGAGGGTATCTACGAGTCCCACATCCAACTCAACGGCTACCCCTACCTGGACGTCAGGGACGAGTTCACGCACAG GACCCTGGCCACGGATGTGATGCGTCCCAGGCGCAGTGAGCCGCCCCTGGCCGTGTTGACCCAGGACAGCACCACGGTGGAGGACGTGGAGACGCTCATCAAGGACACCGACTACAACGGCTTCCCTGTGGTCGTGTCCCGAGAGTCAGAGCGCCTCATCGGCTTCGTCCAGCGCAGGGAACTCACTGTGGCCATCA agaCTGCCCGTCAGAAGCAGGACGGAGTGGTGAGCAGCTCTGTGGTCTACTTCACGGAGGACAACCCCCAGGTGGCCGAGGCCTGCGACCCCCAGCCCCTGAAGCTGCGGCGCATCCTCAACCTCAGCCCCTTCACCGTCACGGACCACACCCCCATGGAGACCGTGGTGGACATCTTCAGAAAGCTGGGCCTCCGACAGTGTCTGGTCACCAGAAGCGG gcGTCTGTTGGGCATCATCACTAAGAAGGATGTCCTCCGTCACATGGCCCAGATGATGAACCAGGACCCAGAATCCATCATGTTTAACTAG